The following are from one region of the Salvia splendens isolate huo1 chromosome 2, SspV2, whole genome shotgun sequence genome:
- the LOC121792655 gene encoding protein NPGR2-like, translating to MRDEKQIGEQRSKRARTRLGKIMQCLCTGEQLHAIEMVAKDSSASVHSSQPGEAERKPDTGNIEEAETSLRESGSLNYEEARALLGRYEYQKGNIEAALHVFEGIDIVAITPKIKITLSVKGDTRRRRSQNYAAPPMSIHAISLLFEAVFLKAKSLQALGRYKEAAQSCSVILDIVESSLPAAFPENFGADCKLQETLNKAVELLPELWKLADSPRDAVVSYRRGLLHHWNLDAQTTAKIQKEFAIFLLYSGIEAIAPNLRDQMENAFIPKNNTDEAILLLMILLRKVSLKRIEWDPSILDHLSYALSISGGLEALANQIDELLPGVIDRKERYHTLALCYHGNGDDTGALNLWKKNLKTQVDSTYLSALLFISKICGGNPEYAGEGINFSQSAVGNLHRGCDQLMGVSQCMLGISLSTYSRFAATDTERVQKQSKALKSLEIAGRVTKMKDPFIIYHLSVENAEQRKLDAALHHAKNLLKLESGSNIKGWVLLARILSAQKCFSNAETIINAALDQTGIWDQGELLRSKAKLQLAQGLVKEAIQTYSQLLAVLQVQLKSVDSGKKLKENRNRIKNLELDTWLGLASIYIKLSRWHDAELCLSKSEGITAFSASRWHTTGMLHEAKGDEKEALKAYSLALEVDTTHVPSLVSKAKILIGSSCRSPAVIRSFLTEALRLDHTNVSAWHHLGILHRDVGGSLSAVEAAECFQAAAALQETEPVEPFR from the exons ATGAGGGATGAGAAGCAGATTGGAGAACAACGGAGCAAAAGAGCTCGTACTAGGCTGGGAAAGATAATGCAGTGTCTTTGCACAGGGGAGCAATTACATGCAATTGAAATGGTAGCCAAGGATAGTTCAGCTAGTGTTCATTCATCGCAACCTGGAGAAGCCGAAAGGAAGCCTGACACAGGCAACATCGAAGAAGCTGAGACATCACTGCGAGAAAGCGGTTCTTTAAACTATGAG GAAGCCAGAGCATTGTTAGGGAGGTATGAATATCAAAAAGGAAATATTGAAGCAGCTTTACATGTGTTCGAAGGGATCGATATAGTTGCTATAACTCCAAAGATAAAAATCACGCTCTCAGTAAAGGGAGACACTCGTAGGAGACGATCACAGAATTATGCAGCCCCTCCAATGTCAATACATGCAATTAGTTTGCTTTTTGAAGCGGTCTTTCTGAAGGCAAAATCATTACAAGCACTTGGGAGGTATAAAG AAGCTGCTCAATCATGCTCAGTTATTCTGGACATTGTTGAATCATCATTACCAGCTGCCTTCCCTGAAAACTTTGGTGCTGACTGTAAATTGCAGGAGACTCTAAATAAGGCTGTCGAGTTGCTTCCAGAATTATGGAAACTTGCTGATTCTCCTCGTGATGCAGTCGTGTCATACCGCCGGGGCCTTCTCCATCACTGGAACCTGGATGCACAAACTACAGCCAAGATCCAAAAAGAGTTTGCCATTTTTCTACTATACAGTGGAATTGAAGCAATTGCTCCAAACTTGAGAGATCAAATGGAGAATGCATTTATACCCAAAAACAATACTGATGAAGCCATTCTTCTTTTGATGATTCTTTTAAGAAAAGTTTCTCTGAAGAGAATTGAGTGGGATCCTTCAATTTTAGATCACCTTTCATATGCATTATCCATTTCTGGTGGACTAGAGGCTTTAGCTAATCAAATCGATGAACTTCTTCCTGGAGTTATAGATCGAAAGGAAAGGTATCATACGTTAGCTCTCTGTTATCATGGAAACGGTGATGACACGGGGGCTTTGAATTTATGGAAGAAAAATTTGAAAACTCAAGTGGATTCGACTTATTTATCAGCTTTGTTATTCATTTCAAAGATATGTGGAGGGAATCCTGAGTATGCTGGCGAAGGGATTAATTTTTCTCAGAGTGCGGTTGGCAACTTGCATAGGGGATGTGATCAGTTGATGGGTGTTTCCCAATGCATGTTGGGCATCTCACTATCAACATATTCTAGGTTTGCTGCAACTGACACTGAGAGAGTTCAAAAACAGTCGAAGGCACTTAAATCCCTGGAAATAGCTGGGAGAGTTACAAAAATGAAGGACCCTTTCATTATTTACCATTTATCAGTAGAAAATGCTGAGCAGAGAAAGCTGGATGCTGCACTTCATCATGCAAAAAACTTGCTTAAATTGGAGAGCGGTTCTAATATTAAAGGATGGGTCTTGTTGGCTCGAATATTATCTGCTCAAAAATGTTTTTCCAATGCTGAAACTATCATAAATGCGGCGTTGGACCAGACTGGAATATGGGATCAGGGAGAACTGTTGAGAAGTAAAGCTAAGCTCCAGCTTGCTCAGGGTCTAGTGAAGGAGGCTATTCAAACTTATTCTCAGCTGCTTGCTGTCCTTCAGGTTCAACTTAAAAGTGTTGATTCAGGGAAGAAGCTTAAG GAGAACCGCAATCGTATTAAGAACTTAGAGCTGGATACATGGCTTGGTTTGGCTTCCATCTACATCAAATTGTCTCGGTGGCATGATGCTGAGCTGTGTCTTTCAAAATCTGAAGGCATTACTGCCTTTTCTGCGTCTAGATGGCACACCACTG GTATGCTTCACGAAGCAAAGGGAGACGAGAAAGAAGCTCTGAAGGCATACTCGCTCGCCCTGGAAGTCGACACAACACATGTCCCAAGTCTAGTCTCCAAGGCTAAGATTCTGATTGGTAGCAGTTGCAGGTCCCCAGCTGTCATAAGAAGCTTCCTGACAGAAGCTCTACGACTCGATCATACCAACGTATCGGCTTGGCATCATCTGGGCATCCTTCACAGGGATGTAGGAGGTAGTTTATCAGCTGTGGAAGCTGCTGAATGTTTCCAAGCGGCTGCTGCCCTCCAGGAGACCGAACCCGTTGAGCCATTCAGATGA
- the LOC121765880 gene encoding uncharacterized protein LOC121765880, translating to MGCFLGCFGGEKTQKRRRHRAHRASPQRHRNRIQNVQQENKITPEQSVAETNPANLLLEVLELGNKPEAVEQGSPSTSPKKSPSPSPRKRVTFNSNVTTYEHVRVHDSIESLPDCAANEKDLKSPSRSQSLPKDDDSVASSVASYPPNHRYHNARESDDEVEEYGDSDLEDLDDEDEDDDEYDYYSDEDTDARFPGHRVWSESVETVSMESRTGSSSPPALKQEVESAMVKTQLPDEEAKEFGSKTNARDRSDYINSVLNPVENIIQWKAAKSKGTALVKPQKENLANFEAPRMSFSSEPIFRQAASSFKAKSHQSKNANQEIAVDASLSNWLGTPEVAPSKKTSFSGFETITKSPPTNTSEGCTSPMSFEDRPILGALTVEELRQISATPSPRKSPSRSPDEMPIIGSVGSYWNNSGSAKNANKPASTERTRK from the exons ATGGGCTGTTTTCTCGGATGCTTCGGTGGTGAAAAGACTCAGAAACGCCGCAGACATAGAGCTCATCGGGCCAGCCCTCAGCGCCAT AGAAACAGGATCCAAAATGTTCAGCAGGAGAACAAAATCACTCCAGAGCAGTCTGTAGCAGAAACTAATCCTGCTAACTTGCTTTTGGAGGTTTTGGAACTGGG AAATAAACCTGAGGCGGTGGAGCAAGGGAGCCCAAGCACAAGCCCGAAGAAGAGTCCGAGCCCGAGTCCTAGAAAAAGAGTTACGTTTAACTCAAATGTCACGACATACGAGCATGTTCGAGTCCATGACAGCATCGAATCGTTGCCAGATTGTGCTGCGAATGAGAAAGATTTGAAATCACCAAGTCGTTCGCAGTCATTACCTAAAGATGATGATTCTGTTGCATCCAGTGTCGCGTCGTATCCACCAAATCATAGGTATCATAATGCTAGAGAAAGTGACGATGAAGTTGAAGAGTATGGTGATAGCGATTTGGAGGATTTggatgatgaggatgaggatgacgATGAATATGATTATTACTCTGATGAAGATACTGATGCTAGATTTCCTGGCCATCGAGTGTGGTCTGAATCAGTTGAAACTGTATCAATGGAGTCGAGGACTGGAAGCTCTTCACCTCCTGCGCTGAAGCAGGAAGTAGAGAGTGCGATGGTGAAAACTCAGCTACCTGACGAGGAGGCCAAAGAATTCGGATCAAAAACCAATGCAAGAGATAGAAGTGATTATATCAATTCAGTGCTCAACCCTGTTGAGAATATTATTCAATGGAAGGCAGCAAAATCAAAAGGGACAGCTCTAGTGAAGCCACAAAAGGAGAACTTAGCAAACTTTGAGGCTCCCCGTATGTCGTTTAGCTCAGAACCCATATTCAGGCAGGCGGCCTCTAGTTTCAAGGCAAAGTCTCATCAGTCGAAAAATGCAAATCAAGAAATAGCTGTTGATGCAAGTCTTTCAAATTGGTTAGGTACTCCTGAAGTTGCACCCTCCAAGAAGACTAGCTTCAGTGGCTTCGAAACAATCACTAAATCCCCACCGACGAACACATCAGAAGGTTGCACTTCTCCAATGAGCTTCGAAGATAGGCCAATTTTAGGCGCACTGACAGTTGAGGAGCTGAGGCAAATCTCAGCAACTCCCTCCCCGAGGAAGTCTCCTAGTCGAAGCCCTGACGAGATGCCCATTATAGGGAGTGTTGGTTCCTATTGGAATAACTCAGGTTCAGCAAAAAATGCAAACAAACCAGCAAGTACAGAGAG GACAAGAAAGTGA